A single region of the Nitrospirota bacterium genome encodes:
- the metF gene encoding methylenetetrahydrofolate reductase [NAD(P)H] yields the protein MKITDVLSKRDRGFSFEFFPPKSIEGKEDFMGVVGTLAARGPVYVSVTYGAGGSTRDRTRNALLWITEETDLAVMSHLTCIGAERAELEDLLGDYKRFGVDNILALRGDPPKDMYDFRPSGEFRYALDLVRFVREVGDFSVAVACYPEGHQESPSLQKDIEYTRMKVDAGADFAITQMFFDNRYYYDFLDRARKAGITVPIFPGIMPVTDFEKIRKFAGFCHATIPPKLEELFAPALGDPEESMKLGVHYAVSQCEDLLGNGVRYLHFYTLNKSDAVLKILDGLSPHFT from the coding sequence ATGAAGATAACGGACGTTCTCAGCAAGAGGGACAGGGGTTTCTCCTTCGAGTTCTTCCCTCCCAAGAGCATCGAGGGGAAGGAGGACTTCATGGGTGTGGTCGGCACGCTGGCCGCCCGCGGCCCGGTGTATGTGTCGGTCACTTATGGGGCCGGCGGGAGCACCCGGGACAGGACGCGGAACGCCCTCCTTTGGATTACGGAGGAGACCGACCTCGCCGTGATGAGCCATCTCACCTGCATCGGGGCCGAAAGGGCCGAGCTTGAGGACCTCCTCGGGGACTACAAGCGCTTCGGCGTAGACAACATCCTGGCCCTTCGGGGCGACCCGCCCAAGGACATGTATGATTTCAGACCGTCGGGCGAGTTCCGGTATGCCCTGGACCTGGTACGCTTCGTCCGGGAAGTAGGGGACTTCTCCGTGGCCGTGGCTTGCTATCCGGAGGGGCACCAGGAGTCTCCCAGCCTGCAAAAGGACATCGAGTACACCAGGATGAAGGTGGACGCCGGGGCGGACTTTGCCATCACCCAGATGTTCTTCGATAACCGCTACTACTATGATTTCCTGGACCGCGCCCGGAAGGCCGGCATCACGGTGCCCATCTTCCCGGGCATCATGCCGGTAACGGACTTTGAGAAGATACGGAAGTTCGCGGGCTTCTGCCACGCCACCATTCCCCCGAAGCTGGAGGAGCTCTTTGCCCCCGCCCTGGGCGACCCGGAGGAGAGCATGAAGCTCGGCGTGCACTACGCGGTGAGCCAGTGCGAGGACCTGCTTGGTAACGGCGTGCGCTACCTGCACTTCTACACCCTGAACAAGTCCGACGCGGTCCTGAAAATCCTGGACGGCCTCTCCCCCCACTTCACATGA